GCCAGGCCCGTCACTTCGAGCACGTAGAGCCGGGTCTGGTCGGCGATCAGCGCCGCCCACAGCCCGGGGAAGAGAAACCCGAGTATGTGCGGGATCAGGATCAGAATGATCCCGTAGTGCCACATCGTCGATCCCCAGAACAGCAGCCGGTTCTCCAAGAACTGCGAGGACTGGCTGGAGACCGAGAACCGGTCGCCCCCGTACCGGTACAGCGCGACGATCACGCATACCGCGAGTGCCATGTAGGGGAAAACTGCCCACAGGAACAGGTCTGACAACATGGTTTTCCTCTCCTCGGACGGGTGTGGCTCTACGAAACCAAGCGCGTGGAATCGGGCAGCGGAATCGATACGGTTTCAGCCGGGCTGCCGTAACGCGCTTGGAGCACCCGGCGCAGCGCGCGCAGCACGTTGCGATAGTTGTCGCCGAGGTCGAACAGAACCGGCGGGATCTCGTCCGCTTCGGCCGGATCGGGCTCCGCCTCGACGGTCATCGGCTCGAGCGTGCGAACCAGCGCTTCACGCCCGATCTCGCCGATGAGCTCGGGGTCCGGACACACCGCCATGAAGCGCAGCAGCACCGCGACGTGGTCGGGCAGCTCCACGCCCGAGTCGAACTCGTAGCGGCGGTACAGGTCCTTGAGCTCGAGCATCAAGGCGCTGCGCTTGTAGTCTTCGCCGAACAGGTGGTACCCGATGTACGGGTGGCACGTGGCGTCGAGGTCGAAGGTGGCGGTGAAGACCTCCTCCACGATGTCGGGCGGCGTTCGGTCGGCGAACGAGGCGAACCCCTCGATGAGCGCAGCCGCTTCCGCGTTCTCCGGCGCGACCTGCGCGACGCACTCCCGCGCCGTCTGCGCAAGCCGGGGGTGCGGGTACTCGAGGAGTTCCGCAAACAACTCGAGTACCCGCGACGCCCTCGCCGTGTCCTCGGCGGTCACCATCTGCGCGCCGGCGCCTCGCGGTAACCGAATCCGGCGGCGGGTTTGTGCGTGTACGGATCGAGGCTCTGCTCGATCGCTTCCTCGCGGGCGAACGCCGGGATCACGAACCGCTCTTCCATCGTCGGCAGCGAGGTAAGGTTGAAGATGGCCTCGGCTTCTTCGGGCGTGGTCTTGCCGATGCGGAGCGCCTCCGCGGCTTCGGCGGCGGAGATGTCCTTGACGCGCTGCGAGCGCTTGTACAGACGCACCGCGATCTGCTTTTTGTAGACCTCGCGGATGATGTCTTCGTTACCGGCCGTGAACAGGCTCGCCATGTAGCGGATCGGGATGCGCGCCTGCTCCAGCGAGCTGAGCATCTGGCCCAGCCCCTCGACGCCGGAGCTGTCGTAGATGCCTTCCTTCATCCGCCCCAGCACGGGCAGCATCGGCGGCACGTAGAACAGCATCGGAAGCGTTCGGAACTCGGGGTGCAGCGGGAGCGCGAGCCCCCACTTCTTCACGAACTTGTACGTGGGCGAGTTCTGCGCCGCTGCGATCTGCTGGTCGGTCACGCCGTTCGCCTTCGCGGCGGCGATGATCGCCGGGTCGAACGGATCCTGGATCATCCGCCGCATCGCGGCGACGAGATCCTTGTCGTCGTTCAGCGCCGTCTCGGTGATGCGATCGGCATCGTACAGGATCAGGCCGAGGTACCGGATGCGCCCGACGCAGGAGTGGAAGCACGCCGGAGCTTGTCCCGTCTCCAAGCGCGGGTAGCACAGGATGCACTTCTCCGACTTGCCCGTCGACCAGTTGTAGTAGGTCTTCTTGTAGGGGCAGCCCGAGACGCACATGCGCCAAGCGCGGCATTTCTCCTGACTGATGAGGACGATCCCGTCCTCGCCGCGCTTGTAGATCGCGCCGGACGGACACGCGCCGACGCAGCTCGGGTTCAGGCAGTGGTTGCAGATGCGCGGCAGGTAGAAGAAGACGAGCCGTTCGACTTCGTTGAGCTGCTCGCGCTCGTGGTCGGTCAGCTTCTCGAGGTTCACGTCGTTGCTGGCGTAGACCGGCGAGCCGCCGAGGTCGTCGTCCCAGTTCGGGCCCGCCTCGATGTCCATCGGCTTGCCGGTGATCAGCGAGATCGGGCGCGCGGTCGGCTGATCGTCACCTTCCGGCGCGTTGAACAGCTCGTCGTACTGGTACGTCCACGGCTCGTAGTAGTCGTCGATCGTCGGCAAGTTCGGATTGTAGAAGATGTTGCCGAGCCCTTCGGTGCGGCCTTGCAGCCGCAGGCGGAGCCGGTCGCCGTCCTTCACCCAACCGCCTTTGTACTTTTCTTGGTTTTCCCACGTGGTCGGATAGCCGGTCCCCGGCTTCGTCTCCACGTTGTTCCACCACATGTACTCGGTGCCCTTACGGTCGGTCCAGATGTTCTTGCAGGCGATGCTGCAGGTGTGGCAGCCGATGCACTTGTCGAGGTGGAAGACCATTGAAACTTGCGCGCGAATGTCCATGGTTACCACTCCAGCTTTTCGAGGGCGCGCACGCAGGCGTGCGTGTCTCGGGTGAAGATTCCGATCGGTCCCCAGTAGTTGAAACCGAAGGTCCATTGCCCGTACCCGCCGGCGACTTGGACCGGGTTGATACGGGTTCGGGTGAGGCTGTTGTGCCCGCCTGCGCGGCGGCCGCCGCGCACTTGGGACTTCGGCATCGAGATCGTGCGCTCGGGAGAGTGATAGATCATGCACGTCCCGGGCTGCACGCGCGCGCTGACGGCCGCGCGCGTCACCATGACGCCGTTGTCGTTGTAGACCTCGACCCATTGGTTGTCGACGATGCCGATTCGGGCCGCGTCCTTGTCGTTGATCCAGCACGGCTCGATGCCGCGCGAGAGCGTCAGCATGCGCAAGTTGTCGTAGTACGTCGAGTGGATGTGCCACTTGCCGTGCGGCGTGATGTAGTTCAGGATCAGCGTCTTGTCGTCGACCGGGCTCAGCACGATGTCGCCGGTGAGGTGCGGATCGAGCTTGGGCTTGTAGGTCGCGAAGTGCTCGCCGAAGTCGATGTACCACGGATGATCCATGTACAGCTGCTGGCGCCCGGTCAGCGTCCGCCACGGAATCAACCGCTCGACGTTCATGCACCAGGCCGAGTACGCCCGGCCGTCGTTGACCATCCCCGACCAGCACGGGCTGATCAGGAGCCGTTTCACCTGGCGGGTGAGGTCTCCGAACGTCATGCGGACGCCGCGAACGCCCTCGGCGAGATCGGTCAGCGGGAGCCCGGTCGCCTTTTCCTCGTGCTCGAAGGCGGCGTACGAGACGTCGCCGTTCGTCTCGGGCGCGAGGTGGAGGATCGTGTTGCAGACGTCGAGCGGGTCCTCGAGGCTCGGATATTTCTGCCCGTTCCACTCGACGCAGCGCATGTGCCGCGAGTCGGCCGACAAGCTGACCGGGTTCTGGAGCAGCTGGTCGTAGAACTTCTCGCAGTCGACGTGGACGCCGTTGGACATGAGACCGTCGGCACGAACGTTCGGCCCGAGGGTGATGTACCGGTTGTAGACGTTGGCGTAGTCGCGGGTCGCGATGCGCAGATGCGGCATCGTCTTGCCCGGGATCGCCTCGACCTCGCCGGTCTCCCAGTCGACGATCTGCGGCTGCGCGATCTCGTCCGGCGTGTCGTGCGAGAGCGGGAACGCGACCAGATCCTTCACCGGCTCGGGGAAGGCCAGCGGCGACATGTCGCTGACCGCCTTGGCGAGCGTCTTGAAGATGTCCCAGTCGCTCTTCGACTCCCACACCGGCGGGACGGCGGCGCCGAGCACGTGGATGTACGAGTGCAGGTCGGTCGAGTTCAGGTCGTTCTTCTCGTACCACATCGCCGTCGGCAAGACGATGTCCGAGTACAGCGCCGAGGTGTCCATGCGGAAGTTGATGTCGACCACGAGGTCCATCTTGCCGCGCGGCGCCGGCTCCCGGAAGACGACTTTCTTCGTCTTGCCCTTGGCGTGGTCTTCGGCGACCGCGTTGTCGTGCGTGCCCAAGTAGTGGCGCAGGAAGAACTCGTGCCCCTTCGCGCTCGCCATGATCGCGTTGCCGCGCCAGATGAACCACAGGCGGGGCCAGTTCTGCTCGGCATCGGGATCGTCGACCGCGAACTTCAGCTTGCCGGACTTCAGCTGCGCCACCGCCTCGGCGATGATCGCCTGGTCGTCTTTCGCGCCGGCGGCCTGCGTCTCGCGGACCCAGTCCAGCGGGTTGCGGTCGAACTGCGGATAGTACGGCATCCAGCCGCGCTTCACGGCATCGTTTTCGATGTCCATCGCGTGGCCTTTGGCCCAGCGCGGGTTCGGCGGCACGGCCGCGTACTCGTCGAAGTCGCCTTCGTAGTGCCACTGGCTGCTGTTGACGTAGTGCCAGGTCGGCGACTGCTGCCGGCGCGGCGGCTTCGTCCAGTCGAGCGCGAACGTGATCGACGCCCACGGCGCCTGCGGCGCGAGCTTCTCTTGGCCGACGTAGTGGTTCATGCCGCCGCCGTTGCGCCCGCAGCAGCCGGTGAACAGCATGGCGTTGATCGGACCGCGGTATGCCAGCCCGTTGTTGTACCAGTGGTTCAAGCTCGCGCCGACGATGCACATCGAGCGGCCTTCGGTCAGCTCGGCGTTCGTCGCGAACTCGCGCGCGAAGCGGATGCACGTCTCGCGCCCGATCCCGGTGTACTGTTCCTGCCAAGCCGGCGTGTACGGCGCGAGGTCGTCGTAGCTCTTGCCGTAGTCGCCCGGCAGCCCGCGGTCGACGCCGTAGTGGGCCATGTACAGATCGAACACCGTCGCGACCGGGACTTTGCCCTTCGCCGTGTCGATGTACCGCACGGGCACGCCGCGCAGCGAGCGGCGCTTGGCGGCGAACTCGTAGAAGTCGACGTTCAGCACGTCGTCGTGCTGGTCGAGGAAGCTGAGGACCGGATCGATCGGGCTGCCGTCCTTCCCGTCCTCGAGCTTCAAGTTCCACTGGCCCTTTTGCGTCGCCCAGCGGAATCCGACCGTACCCATCGGCATCTTCGGCTTGCCGCTCGCGTCCATCATGAGCATCTTCCAGTCGCCGTGCTCTTCGCCGGCGTACTGGGCGACCCGGTTGGCGCGCAAGAGCTGACCGGCCTCGTAGCCGTTCGTCGCGTCACCGGTCAGCTCGACCAGGAGCGGCGCGTCGGTGTAGTTCTTGACGTAGTTGTCGAAGTACGGGACCTTGCGGTCCTGGTGGTACTCCTTGAGGATCACGTGGTTGACGGCCATCCAGAACGCCGTGTCCTGGCCCGCCTTGACCGGGATCCACATGTCGGAGTACTTGGCGACCTGGCTGAAGTCGGGCGAGATCACCACGAACTTCGAGCCGTTGTGGCGCGCTTCGGAGATGAAGTGCACGTCGGGCGTGCGCGTCATGTTGAGGTTCGCCGCGATCGAGACGATGTAGCTCGAGTTGTACCAGTCGGCGCTCTCGCACACGTCGGTCTGATCGCCCCACACTTCGGGGAACGAGTTCGGCAGGTCGGCGTACCAGTCGTAGAAGCTCATGTTGACGCCGCCGATGAGCTGCAGGAAGCGCGCGCCGCCGGCGTACGAGGCGAACGAGAACGCGGGGATCGGCGCGAAGCCGAAGACGCGGTCCGGTCCCCACTTCTTCGAGGTGTACAGCGTCGCGGCCGCGATGAGCTCGACGACCTCGTCCCAGTTCGTGCGGCGGAAACCGCCCTTGCCGCGCGCCCGCTGGAAACGCTTGCGCTTCTGCTCGTCCTGCACGATCGAGCCCCACGCCTCGACCGGGTTGGCGTACTGCGAGCGAGCCTTGCGCCAGAAGTCGAGCAGCGCGCCGCGGATGTACGGATACTTCACCCGGATCGGGCTGTAGACGTACCACGAGGCCGAGATGCCGCGCTGGCAGCCGCGCGGCTCGTACGGCGGGAGGCCTTTCTCAAGCAGCGGATAGTCCGTCTGCTGCATCTCCCACGTGATGATGCCGTCTTTGACGTACACCGCCCACGAGCAGCCGCCGGTGCAGTTGACGCCGTGCGTGCTGCGCACGACTTGGTCGTGCTGCCAGCGATTGCGGTAGAACTCTTCCCAGCGACGCGACTTGGGGTCGACCAGGTCTTGAATCCATCCCATTCGCTACAACCTCCGGACGACTTTGCGGTTATTGAACGCGATATTCGCGCGCTGAACAAGGGGCTTGCGCACGCCGAGCAGCCGCCGCCGCCAGTACACCGCGGCGATCGCGACCAGGATCACCAGTGCGATGATCCCGAGCACGGTGAGCTCTGCGAGGGCACCCAGCGGGCGCTGTGCCACCGCCCCCTCTTTGATGAACGCGACCAGGTTTGCGATCTCTTGCGGCGTGAGCGGCTGCCGCGTCCACACGGCGCTCATCGTCGGCGTCGGAACGCCGGTCAAGAACGCGCCGAGTCCGGCGTCACCGCCGTACTTGTTGTACGCGTCGGTCAGGTCGGGGCCGAGCGTCCCGCCGCCCAGCGCGCCGATCCCCGAGATGCTGTGGCACGACATGCAAGGCGGTCCGCCGTTCTTCAGGCGCGCGCCGCCGACGAACAGCTCGCGGCCTGCTCCCGCGTCGCCCGGCGGCAGCGCCGGCGCGGTGGTGGTCTGTCCCTTCCCCGATGCGGGCGTGCCGGCTTGCTGCGTGATGTAGCTGACGACCGCATCGATGTCGGCCGGCGCGAGCCCGAGCGTCGGCATGACGCCTTTGGCCTTGTATTTGTTCGCCAGCGCGACCGCCTTCGGATCGTTCGAGTCGATCATCTTCTGCGGCCCGGAGATCCATTGCCGCAGCCAATTCGGATCTTCCGTCTTCACGGCTTTGAGATCGGGGCCGACGAGGTCGCCTTTCCCGATCGTGTGGCAAGCGGAGCATTTCTGCTGGAAGATCGTGCTGCCCTCATCGGCACGTGCGACGCCGGCGAGGGCCAGCGGAACCACCGCGAACGCCGCCGCTGCGAGCAGGCGAACGACGCGCGCGAGCGAGATGCGCAGAACGTGCTGTTTGCCGCAGCGGGCTGCGGACGGATCGCCTGTCATCGTGCCTCCTTCTCCGACAAGAAAGAACATTGCGATTGGGCGGTGGTGCGGTGCGTCGTCGTGCTCATGCCAACCGGTGCACCTCCAGCCGGTCGCCGGCGGAAACGGCGGCCCGGTCCGGCTCGAGCCGAACGTAGCCGTCCGCGGCGGCAAGCGAGGAAACGAACGACGAACGATGGTGCCGAACGGGCCGGACACCACCGTCGGAACCTATCCGCACGGGAACGTACGTTACCCAGCCCGGCTTCCCGGTGAACGCCTCCGCGGCGATCCCGAGGATCCCGGCTGCCGGTGTGTTGCGGCCGCACAGCGCTGCAAAGATCGGTCCGCCCAGAACCGTCAGCGCAAGCATCGCCGCCGTCGGGCTGCCCGGGAGCCCGAGGATCGGCCGCGCGCCGGAAAGCGCTAGCACGGTGGGCCGGCCCGGCGTCATGCGCACGCCGTGCACGATCACGCCGGGCGGTGGCAACGTCCCGAGCGCGGCGGTCGTAAAGTCGCGGACTCCGACCGACGTGCCGCCGGTCAGCACGACGGCGTCGTGCGTTTTCAAAGCTTCCGTGAGCGCACGGTGCAGCGCGCCTAGCTCGTCGCGCACGTGCGTGGTCGTGATCGTGCCCGCGCCGAGATCGCGCAAGACCTGCGCCAGCGCGACGGCGTTGGAGTTTCGCACCTCGCCGGCGCGCGGCAGCGTGCCGATCGGAACGACCTCGTCGCCGGTGGAGATCAGCGCGACCGACGGACGCCGGTACACGTCGACGTGCTGCTCGCCGAGCGTCGCCAAAACGCCGAGCAGCGCCGCGCTGATCGGCGCTCCCGCGCACGCCACCGGCGCGCCGGCGGAAATGTCTTCGCCGGCGGCGACGACGTCGGTTCCGAAATCGACAGCGCGCGAAAAGCGCACGCTGTTGGCGTCGAGCTCGGCGTCTTCGACGCGCACGACCGCGTCGGCGCCGAGCGGAAGCGGTGCGCCGGTCGCGACGCGCACCGCCGTGCGCGCCGTCAACGTCGAGCGGAAGCCGGCGCGCGCCTCACCGTCGTGCTGCAAGCAAACCGGTTCGTCCGCGCGCGCGGAGATCAGGTCGGCCGCGCGCACGGCAAAGCCGTCCATCGCGGAGCGCGGGCATTCCGGGACGTCCGCTGCAGCTCGAACGTCATGCGCCAAGACGCGCCCGCCGGCGAGCTCGAGCGGGACGCGCTCGACATGTTTCGGTGCCGGTGACCACGCCGCAAAGAACGTCGCCAACGCCTCGTCGGGCAGTGGGAGGC
This DNA window, taken from Candidatus Eremiobacterota bacterium, encodes the following:
- a CDS encoding molecular chaperone TorD family protein, with product MFAELLEYPHPRLAQTARECVAQVAPENAEAAALIEGFASFADRTPPDIVEEVFTATFDLDATCHPYIGYHLFGEDYKRSALMLELKDLYRRYEFDSGVELPDHVAVLLRFMAVCPDPELIGEIGREALVRTLEPMTVEAEPDPAEADEIPPVLFDLGDNYRNVLRALRRVLQARYGSPAETVSIPLPDSTRLVS
- the narH gene encoding nitrate reductase subunit beta, which translates into the protein MDIRAQVSMVFHLDKCIGCHTCSIACKNIWTDRKGTEYMWWNNVETKPGTGYPTTWENQEKYKGGWVKDGDRLRLRLQGRTEGLGNIFYNPNLPTIDDYYEPWTYQYDELFNAPEGDDQPTARPISLITGKPMDIEAGPNWDDDLGGSPVYASNDVNLEKLTDHEREQLNEVERLVFFYLPRICNHCLNPSCVGACPSGAIYKRGEDGIVLISQEKCRAWRMCVSGCPYKKTYYNWSTGKSEKCILCYPRLETGQAPACFHSCVGRIRYLGLILYDADRITETALNDDKDLVAAMRRMIQDPFDPAIIAAAKANGVTDQQIAAAQNSPTYKFVKKWGLALPLHPEFRTLPMLFYVPPMLPVLGRMKEGIYDSSGVEGLGQMLSSLEQARIPIRYMASLFTAGNEDIIREVYKKQIAVRLYKRSQRVKDISAAEAAEALRIGKTTPEEAEAIFNLTSLPTMEERFVIPAFAREEAIEQSLDPYTHKPAAGFGYREAPARRW
- a CDS encoding nitrate reductase subunit alpha: MGWIQDLVDPKSRRWEEFYRNRWQHDQVVRSTHGVNCTGGCSWAVYVKDGIITWEMQQTDYPLLEKGLPPYEPRGCQRGISASWYVYSPIRVKYPYIRGALLDFWRKARSQYANPVEAWGSIVQDEQKRKRFQRARGKGGFRRTNWDEVVELIAAATLYTSKKWGPDRVFGFAPIPAFSFASYAGGARFLQLIGGVNMSFYDWYADLPNSFPEVWGDQTDVCESADWYNSSYIVSIAANLNMTRTPDVHFISEARHNGSKFVVISPDFSQVAKYSDMWIPVKAGQDTAFWMAVNHVILKEYHQDRKVPYFDNYVKNYTDAPLLVELTGDATNGYEAGQLLRANRVAQYAGEEHGDWKMLMMDASGKPKMPMGTVGFRWATQKGQWNLKLEDGKDGSPIDPVLSFLDQHDDVLNVDFYEFAAKRRSLRGVPVRYIDTAKGKVPVATVFDLYMAHYGVDRGLPGDYGKSYDDLAPYTPAWQEQYTGIGRETCIRFAREFATNAELTEGRSMCIVGASLNHWYNNGLAYRGPINAMLFTGCCGRNGGGMNHYVGQEKLAPQAPWASITFALDWTKPPRRQQSPTWHYVNSSQWHYEGDFDEYAAVPPNPRWAKGHAMDIENDAVKRGWMPYYPQFDRNPLDWVRETQAAGAKDDQAIIAEAVAQLKSGKLKFAVDDPDAEQNWPRLWFIWRGNAIMASAKGHEFFLRHYLGTHDNAVAEDHAKGKTKKVVFREPAPRGKMDLVVDINFRMDTSALYSDIVLPTAMWYEKNDLNSTDLHSYIHVLGAAVPPVWESKSDWDIFKTLAKAVSDMSPLAFPEPVKDLVAFPLSHDTPDEIAQPQIVDWETGEVEAIPGKTMPHLRIATRDYANVYNRYITLGPNVRADGLMSNGVHVDCEKFYDQLLQNPVSLSADSRHMRCVEWNGQKYPSLEDPLDVCNTILHLAPETNGDVSYAAFEHEEKATGLPLTDLAEGVRGVRMTFGDLTRQVKRLLISPCWSGMVNDGRAYSAWCMNVERLIPWRTLTGRQQLYMDHPWYIDFGEHFATYKPKLDPHLTGDIVLSPVDDKTLILNYITPHGKWHIHSTYYDNLRMLTLSRGIEPCWINDKDAARIGIVDNQWVEVYNDNGVMVTRAAVSARVQPGTCMIYHSPERTISMPKSQVRGGRRAGGHNSLTRTRINPVQVAGGYGQWTFGFNYWGPIGIFTRDTHACVRALEKLEW
- a CDS encoding cytochrome c translates to MTGDPSAARCGKQHVLRISLARVVRLLAAAAFAVVPLALAGVARADEGSTIFQQKCSACHTIGKGDLVGPDLKAVKTEDPNWLRQWISGPQKMIDSNDPKAVALANKYKAKGVMPTLGLAPADIDAVVSYITQQAGTPASGKGQTTTAPALPPGDAGAGRELFVGGARLKNGGPPCMSCHSISGIGALGGGTLGPDLTDAYNKYGGDAGLGAFLTGVPTPTMSAVWTRQPLTPQEIANLVAFIKEGAVAQRPLGALAELTVLGIIALVILVAIAAVYWRRRLLGVRKPLVQRANIAFNNRKVVRRL
- a CDS encoding molybdopterin molybdotransferase MoeA, translating into MGGRVVIAYRGMHSVGLPLPDEALATFFAAWSPAPKHVERVPLELAGGRVLAHDVRAAADVPECPRSAMDGFAVRAADLISARADEPVCLQHDGEARAGFRSTLTARTAVRVATGAPLPLGADAVVRVEDAELDANSVRFSRAVDFGTDVVAAGEDISAGAPVACAGAPISAALLGVLATLGEQHVDVYRRPSVALISTGDEVVPIGTLPRAGEVRNSNAVALAQVLRDLGAGTITTTHVRDELGALHRALTEALKTHDAVVLTGGTSVGVRDFTTAALGTLPPPGVIVHGVRMTPGRPTVLALSGARPILGLPGSPTAAMLALTVLGGPIFAALCGRNTPAAGILGIAAEAFTGKPGWVTYVPVRIGSDGGVRPVRHHRSSFVSSLAAADGYVRLEPDRAAVSAGDRLEVHRLA